The Euzebyales bacterium genome contains the following window.
GACTACCTCAGCCGCGAAGGCTCGCGGTGACGGCGCGATCGGACTCGCGAAGATCATTCTTCCAGGACTCACGCATCGGTGTGGCCTGCAAGTCCGCGATGATTACGGCTTCGACCGTCACTCGAGCACGGCCTCGCCCGCGGCGCTCGCGGCGCTCGCGACCGCCAGCCTCCGCTGGGCCTCCACCGCGGCGAGCACCGCGGCAGCGGCCGTGGGGAACACCGCGAGACACGCGTCACCCTCCAACGGTGCCGCGCGACCATCTCGGGGTAGCGGGCTCCCACGCGTGCCAGCACGCGCGTGCTCCCCTCGATGTCCGTGAGGAGGAAGGTCACGCTCCCCCGGGGACCGGGTGGTCATTCGCGGATGCTACCCGACGTGCGGGGCGGTGCCGTCCCCGGCCCCGCCCCGCGAGGTGGCGGATCTCACCCGCCACCAGCGGTGGGCTCGTGCACCCACCGCGCAATGGGCCGTCAGCCGGACGACACGGTGGTGAAACCGCCCGGCGCGACGCGGGCCCTCACGGCGCCGTCCTCGCCGGTGGTGACGTTGACGAGGCGGCCCTGATCGTCGTAGGACCGTGCGTGCACGTCACCCACGTCGCCGAGGTGCAGCTCCTGCCACCGGGTGCGCCGGTCGAAGCTGCGGAGCAGCCCCTGCGCCTCCCCCTCGCCGGCGAGCAGCAGCCACTCGATGTTCGGCTGCACGAGCGTGGCGTCCACGCGCACCGCGTCTCCACCGCCCGACCGGCGCGCCTCGACGGGCACCTCTCCGGGCCCGACGGGTCGCACCACGTCCGTGCTGCCCACCTCGAGATAGCCCGGCTCCGGCGTCACCCCCTGCGGCCCCGCCCCACCGGCGCGTTCGGCCCCGGCCATGCGGCCGTCGAGCAGGTGGCGGGTGACGCCTGCGGCCGCGCGCTCCCGCCAGAACACCGGCATGACGTGGTAGGCGTCCGCGGTCGGCAGGTCGACCGGCACTGACACGTGCCCGCCGTGGCCCAGCTCGACGTAGGCGCCACCGGTGAAGAGGCTCTCGCCGGTCCAGGCGGGATCGGCGGTCACGACGGTCGCATCGTCGCGGACGGTGCCGTCCTCGGCCTCGACGAGCTGCCACGTCACCTGGGCGATGCGCGAGGCGACGTGCGCGCGCTCGGCCAGCTCCGGCCGGGCGTCGAGGGCCAGCATCGACAGCAACCCGTGGATGGTGGACTCGGCGCCGGAGTTGCGGTTCACGACGCCGTCGGGGTTGATGCCGTCGAACGTGCGCCCGCTCCCGGGGTCGTACATCTGCTCACCCGCGGGGTTGTTGCCGAAGTACCAGGCGGCGGCCATCGCAGCGACCTCCGTGAACGCGTCGCGGCCCGTCGCGTCCTGGGCGCCGAGCAGATTCTGCAGCGTCGCGTCGGCGCCGTAGGCGATCTGGGTGCGGTCCGCCGGCGCGGGCAGCCAGCCGTTCTCAGGGCCGTTCTGCACGAGGAGATGGGGCGTGAAGCTCCCGGTCTCGTCGACGGCGGCCTGGATCCAGTCGGGCTCGCCCATCAGGGTGCCCGCCCGCGCGAGCGCGCCGGCCATCTGGTCGCCCCAGGCGTGCCAGACCGTCCGGGACTGCGCCCACGGCAGGAGCGCCCGGAACGGCCAGGTCCGCACGTCGCCGTCGCCCATGAGCGCGATGCCCTCGGCGAGCTTGCGCAGCGCCGCCTCGGCACGCTCGTCGCCGGTGGCCTCGACATAGGCGGCAAGGCCATAGACGGCCTCCGACGACGCGTCGGCGCCGTCGGCGATGAGCCAGGCCGGCCACGCGAGCCCGTCGACCTGCTGCAGCCGCGGGTAGTCCGGTTCGAGGACCTGTCGCTCCACCGCCGCGATGGCCAACTGCAGCCGCTCCTCGAGGAAGGCGGCGAACACCGGGTCGTCGCCCGCAAAGGCCGCGTAGCCCTCACCGAGCGCCCAGATCGTGCGCGCCAGCCAGTACGACGGCCCTGAGTCGCTGGGGTTCGGCAGCTCCACCGGTTCGGCACTGGGGTTCAGCGTGCCGTCGGGCTGCATCCACAGCACGACGTTGCCGCGGTGCTCGCCCTCGACGGTCTGCAGGTACGTGAGGCCGCGGAGCAGCCCGTACGCGTGCTCACGGCTGGAGGCGTCCCCGAACTGCTGCCAGTGGCGCAGGAACACCACGGCGGCGCGGCTGATGTCGTCGGCGTTGTAGGCCCCCTGTCCGTACGTGTCGGTGGCGGGGTCGTAGGTGCCACCACCGATCCGGACGTACCCGTCCTCCCCCGGCTCGGCGTAGGTCCAGAGCATCCCGATGGAGGGATCCTCATCGAGCTGGTACGTCGTGTGCCCGGCCTGCTCTGGCGGCGTGACCTCCGTGGTGAGGAATTCGAGGTGATCGAGGTTCGTGAGCCTGCCGTTGGCCGCCGCGGCACCGGTCGGTGCGGCGAGCAGGCTCATGGCGAGCACCATCAGCGCGACGAGGGAGCGGACGCGGACCGGTGGTGGGGACATGGCGGCTCCCGGCTTCGATGGCGTTGACACCTTCCTACTTGGGCGCTTAAGTTCGATCAAGGACCCTTCTCGGATTTTGCGAGGAAGCCGCATGGCCAGCGCGAAGAGGCGCTCCGTCACCTTGGCGGACGTCGCACCGCCGCGGGGATTTCGTCCTCGGCCGCCTCCTACGCCATGAACGGCCGTCCCGGGGTGTCCGAGGCCACTCGCGAGCGGGTCCGCCGCGCTGCCGAGCAGCTGGGGTGGCAGCCGCACGCCGGCGGCCGTGCCCTCGCCCGCGCCAGGGCTTCGCGGTCGGACTCGTCCACGCGATCCCTGCGCGACTCCTCGCCGCCGATCCCTTCTTCGCGAGCTTCCTCGCCGGGCTCGGGAGGCGCTGGCGAACGCGGCTCGAGCCTGCTGCTCCGTGTCATCGCCGAGGGGACCGACGAGGCGCAGGTGTACCGCACGCTCGCGGGCAGTGGCATGGTGGACGGCTTCGTCCTCACCGACGTGCGTCGGCGCGATCCACGGCCCGGCTGGGCCGAGGAGCTCGGCGTGCCCGTGGTCGTGCTCGGGCGGCCCGGCCGCGCCCGTGCGTGCGGCTGGATCTGGATTGACGACAACGGCGGCGTCGGGGCGGCGGTCGACCACCTCGTCGCGCTCGGACACCGGCGCATCGCGCACGTCTCGGGGCCGGAGCTGTACCTCCACGCCAGGGCGCGGGCTCTGGCCTGGCGCCGGGCGCTGCGACGCCACGGGCTGCCGGACGACCGGTGCGCGATCGCGGACCTCACCGCCGAGGGGGGAGCGGCCGCCACGAAGCAGCTCCTCGACGGCGCGCCGCTGCCGACGGCCATCGTCCACGCGAACGATCTCATGGCGATGGCGGGCATGGGGGTGCTCGCCGAGGCCGGCCTGCGGGTGCCGCAGGGACGTGTCCGTCGTCGGCTTCGAGGACGCCCCGCTCGCCGGCTTCCTCCGCC
Protein-coding sequences here:
- a CDS encoding LacI family DNA-binding transcriptional regulator — encoded protein: MSSSAASYAMNGRPGVSEATRERVRRAAEQLGWQPHAGGRALARARASRSDSSTRSLRDSSPPIPSSRASSPGSGGAGERGSSLLLRVIAEGTDEAQVYRTLAGSGMVDGFVLTDVRRRDPRPGWAEELGVPVVVLGRPGRARACGWIWIDDNGGVGAAVDHLVALGHRRIAHVSGPELYLHARARALAWRRALRRHGLPDDRCAIADLTAEGGAAATKQLLDGAPLPTAIVHANDLMAMAGMGVLAEAGLRVPQGRVRRRLRGRPARRLPPPAAHLGMRRRPRVGADGRQ